The following nucleotide sequence is from Melioribacteraceae bacterium.
AATCATTTTTTGTATTCATTAAATAATAACCGAGAGAATTGAATTCGGCTCGGTCTCTATAGAATAAATCAAGCTGATCGGATTCTTTTAATTTGCTGTAATAATTCAGCGCTTCATCAATCCCTTCATCCACATATTTTTGATATACTGCCAGAGCAATTCCTTTTTTAGGATATTCGAAATCCAATCCGTTTATAATATTATAAATTTGGTTGGACATAAACCCGAGCGGAGCGCCGCCGGTATTGTTTAACAAAACAATCAATTGTCCTTTCTCAGGTATTCTGGAAATCAAAGTATTAAAACCGTTTATACCGCCGCCGTGACTGATAATTTTTTCAACTTCATCGTCGCCGTCAATATCTTTTTCAACAATCGACCAGCCGTAACCGTAATGACCGCCCATCGCGGCAACATGCGGGGTGAACATTAAATCAAGAGATTCTTGAGTTAAAAGTCCCGGCTGATAAAGTGCCTGATCCCATTTAAATAAATCACCTACAGTAGAATACATTGATCCG
It contains:
- a CDS encoding DUF3471 domain-containing protein, which codes for MYSTVGDLFKWDQALYQPGLLTQESLDLMFTPHVAAMGGHYGYGWSIVEKDIDGDDEVEKIISHGGGINGFNTLISRIPEKGQLIVLLNNTGGAPLGFMSNQIYNIINGLDFEYPKKGIALAVYQKYVDEGIDEALNYYSKLKESDQLDLFYRDRAEFNSLGYYLMNTKNDLSAALKVFELNMNEYSDWYNAYDSYAEALMKTGNNEKAIEYYKKSVDMNPGNQNGIEKLKELGVEYKKEITVGEDILNEYVGKYELAPNFILTIRHEAGQLYTQATGQPEFEVYPSSETEFYLTVVDAQIKFNRNNEGKVESLTLFQGGREMPAKKIQ